The Sphaeramia orbicularis chromosome 16, fSphaOr1.1, whole genome shotgun sequence genome window below encodes:
- the irx4a gene encoding iroquois-class homeodomain protein IRX-4a, with amino-acid sequence MSYPQFGYPYSSAPQFLMTTNSLTTCCESTGRSIADSGVAASGQTPVYCPVYESRLLATARHELSSAAALGVYGNPYTGGQGYGNYVTYGTDASAFYSLGTFDTKDATASAHAGITQATAYYPYDPTLGQYQYDRYGSMDGGTRRKNATRETTSTLKAWLQEHRKNPYPTKGEKIMLAIITKMTLTQVSTWFANARRRLKKENKMTWPPRNKGSEEKRYDEDEDGSQEEQIKSENNEDETRSRADKDLQLSDLDDFDTLESESSECELKHRYHINTHMSTTTDCPSEHIIKDASLKISIPVSLGGEDLNKSCLKTNPEDFPSDNRQQAKTCYNQQQQQQQQQHQVLDGKPRIWSLAQTATSLNQTEYPSCMLRCQPPPPSSLTPSPAATSPVTGLDNRQDSPVTTLRNWVDGVFHDPLFRHSTLSQALTNTTVSWTTNTKGTILEAERSAVQALQQHQDSPKDSAMSFPKTINKLFCS; translated from the exons TTCCTGATGACAACCAACTCCCTGACCACTTGCTGCGAGTCCACCGGCAGATCTATAGCCGACTCCGGAGTAGCGGCGTCCGGCCAGACCCCGGTGTACTGCCCGGTGTATGAGAGCCGGCTGCTGGCCACGGCGAGGCATGAGCTCAGTTCAGCCGCTGCGCTGGGCGTGTACGGAAACCCCTACACAGGCGGCCAAGGCTATGGGAATTACGTTACATACGGAACGGACGCCTCGGCTTTCTACTCGCTG GGTACATTCGATACTAAAGATGCTACAGCTTCTGCGCATGCGGGAATAACCCAAGCGACAGCCTACTATCCTTATGATCCTACCTTGGGACAGTATCAGTATGACAG ATATGGTTCCATGGATGGGGGAACAAGGCGGAAGAACGCCACACGTGAAACGACCAGCACACTGAAGGCCTGGCTGCAGGAACACAGGAAGAACCCGTACCCAACTAAGGGTGAGAAGATAATGCTGGCCATCATCACCAAGATGACCCTGACGCAGGTGTCCACCTGGTTCGCAAACGCCAGGAGGAGGCTCAAGAAGGAGAACAAGATGACATGGCCGCCCAGAAACAAGGGCTCAGAGGAAAAAAGATATGACGAGGATGAGGATGGGTCTCAGGAGGAGCAGATAAAAAGCGAGAACAATGAGGATG agacCAGAAGTCGGGCTGATAAGGACCTTCAGTTGAGCGATTTGGACGATTTCGACACACTGGAATCTGAGAGCTCGGAGTGTGAGCTCAAACACCGAtaccacatcaacacacacatgtCAACAACGACCGACTGCCCAAGTGAGCACATCATCAAAGACGCATCTCTCAAAATCTCCATCCCCGTTTCTCTCGGAGGGGAGGATTTGAACAAAAGTTGTCTCAAAACAAACCCGGAGGACTTTCCATCCGATAACAGACAGCAGGCAAAAACATGCTATaaccagcaacaacagcaacaacagcaacagcatcAAGTATTAGACGGCAAACCCCGAATTTGGTCTTTGGCCCAAACTGCGACATCTCTGAACCAGACTGAGTACCCGTCCTGTATGCTGAGGTGCCAGCCGCCGcccccctcctccctcacccCGTCCCCCGCCGCTACCTCACCCGTCACCGGCCTGGACAACAGGCAGGACTCGCCGGTCACGACCCTGAGAAACTGGGTCGACGGGGTTTTCCACGACCCCTTGTTCAGGCACAGCACTCTGAGCCAGGCACTGACCAACACCACCGTCTCTTGGACCACAAACACCAAAGGTACCATTCTGGAGGCAGAGCGCAGCGCGGTGCAGGCCTTACAGCAGCACCAGGACTCCCCCAAAGACAGTGCCATGAGTTTCCCAAAAACTATCAACAAACTCTTCTGCTCATAA